One Setaria viridis chromosome 5, Setaria_viridis_v4.0, whole genome shotgun sequence genomic region harbors:
- the LOC117857547 gene encoding uncharacterized protein isoform X2 produces the protein MPVSDGSSRDEVPTSDPHCFLAMYLDVRNRQPPSEKAHQIIARTALFVSEHGGQSEIVLRVKQGNNPTFGFLMPDHNLHSYFRYLVDHPQLLKDGADSFDTNKGNKIVEGEHASSGGALSLLGTAYDSGDEDEGTLLPASKGTDPGNSMTPDALGHVKPASTIPDNKELGKNQNAFSEAAASVKSKPILAKKNPALTGNITVAAQQEEVKDAITASTTAKSQITNSGLSETKEMILEPPSFMKRTMEKIVEFILTNGKEFEAKLIEQDKTTGRFPFLLSSNPYHSYYLRFLQESQESKSHGRSPDRNDRRGSSDRRDRRSSSERDDRRSSRQHNDRSSRELNDRRSSRERDNRRSSRDRDDRSSRDRDDRSSRDRDDRRSSMEHKGSSYGKEGTRSNARPTTGMVSSASDGSSAGPSEKQLYDQQGKKGIFHPVRGVKKEPPRRVTADEAAAIVMVATRGLGAANDSLNTIKGKKEDIHIRGSNDHSSSFGSFSSLQDRDALSKHISNSEADTSLTSSGQLKKEGFGIIDDDWIANTIAKAAAVAASKEADSSEASMTKEQKLKAERLRRAKMFAAIVKGGGNKMNDLAAVSDQTDEPSEATPADINASGLDAPPEAKEREGSSAPFEFDVSNVTKEKDTDDEQNRVRKYRKKHHKESDEEKDESEESYKHSRKRHRSEHSRGHSKDAHKHKHKRHSKDRESGHRRHRHSSSEDEHEHRSSKSRNRHRDDDRYSDDEEHNRSRRHQREHRSGSKWKHEEEQDQSEQTQGRLEVSPSTSGAKLESDKRPGDTAQSSQGVTEVPSELRAKIRAMLLETL, from the exons ATGCCTGTTTCAGATGGTTCGAGCAGAGATGAAGTTCCTACTAGTGATCCACATTGTTTCCTTGCAATGTATCTTGACGTAAGGAATAGGCAG CCTCCTTCTGAGAAGGCACATCAGATAATTGCAAGAACGGCTTTATTTGTCAGTGAACATGGGGGGCAGTCAGAGATTGTGTTAAGGGTGAAGCAGGGAAATAATCCTACATTTGGATTCTTAATGCCTGATCATAATCTCCACAGCTACTTCCGGTACCTTGTTGATCATCCTCAACTGCTGAAAGATGGTGCTGATTCTTTTGACACAAATAAAGGCAATAAAATTGTTGAGGGTGAGCACGCTTCATCTGGCGGGGCCTTATCATTGCTTGGGACTGCATATGACTCAGGAGATGAGGATGAAGGCACACTTCTGCCTGCTTCGAAAGGCACGGATCCTGGAAATAGCATGACACCTGATGCTCTGGGACATGTAAAACCTGCATCCACTATACCTGATAACAAAGAACTTGGGAAAAATCAGAATGCATTCTCAGAAGCAGCAGCTTCAGTTAAGAGCAAACCAATATTGGCAAAGAAGAATCCAGCGCTTACTGGGAACATCACTGTTGCTGCTCAGCAGGAAGAGGTTAAAGATGCAATTACAGCATCAACTACTGCCAAGTCACAAATCACCAATTCAGGCTTGTCTGAAACAAAAGAAATGATCCTTGAACCACCATCTTTCATGAAGCGCACGATGGAGAAAATAGTTGAATTTATTCTGACAAATGGGAAGGAGTTCGAGGCAAAACTCATTGAGCAAGACAAAACTACTGGGAGGTTCCCGTTTCTCCTGTCATCTAATCCATACCACTCTTATTATCTCAGATTCCTCCAGGAATCACAAGAG TCCAAGTCACATGGTAGAAGTCCTGATCGCAATGACAGAAGAGGTTCTTCTGACCGAAGGGACAGAAGAAGTTCTTCCGAACGCGACGACAGAAGAAGCTCTCGTCAGCACAACGACAGAAGCTCCCGTGAGCTCAATGACAGAAGAAGCTCTCGTGAGCGTGACAACAGAAGAAGCTCTCGTGATCGTGACGACAGAAGCTCTCGTGATCGTGACGACAGAAGCTCTCGTGATCGTGACGACAGAAGAAGCTCGATGGAGCACAAAGGCAGCAGTTATGGCAAGGAAGGAACCAGAAGCAATGCACGACCAACTACTGGCATGGTCTCCAGTGCTTCTGACGGAAGCTCAGCTGGGCCATCAGAGAAGCAGTTGTATGATCAACAAGGGAAGAAGGGTATATTCCATCCTGTTCGTGGGGTCAAAAAGGAACCTCCTCGGAGGGTCACTGCAGATGAAGCTGCTGCTATTGTAATGGTGGCTACTCGTGGGCTTGGTGCTGCCAATGACTCACTTAACACCAtaaaaggaaagaaggaagaTATTCACATCCGTGGTAGTAATGATCATTCTTCCAGCTTTGGAAGTTTCTCATCTTTACAGGACCGAGATGCACTGTCGAAACACATTTCAAATAGTGAGGCAGATACTTCACTTACAAGTAGTGGACAGCTTAAAAAGGAAGGTTTTGGAATTATTGATGATGATTGGATTGCAAACACTATTGCGAAAGCTGCTGCTGTTGCAGCTTCCAAAGAGGCAGATTCTTCTGAAGCTTCCATGACCAAGGAGCAGAAGCTGAAAGCTGAGAGGCTACGGCGTGCAAAGATGTTTGCTGCAATCGTAAAGGGTGGAGGAAACAAGATGAATGATTTGGCTGCAGTATCTGATCAAACGGATGAACCTTCCGAGGCCACACCTGCTGATATAAATGCCTCTGGACTTGATGCACCACCTGAGGCTAAGGAACGTGAAGGTAGCTCTGCTCCGTTTGAATTTGATGTTTCAAACGTGACAAAGGAGAAAGACACTGATGATGAACAGAACAGAGTGCGGAAGTATAGAAAGAAACATCACAAAGAGTCCGACGAGGAGAAAGATGAATCAGAAGAAAGCTATAAGCACTCGAGGAAGAGGCACCGTTCGGAGCATTCAAGAGGGCATAGTAAGGATGCCCACAAACATAAGCACAAGAGGCACTCCAAGGACCGAGAATCCGGACATCGTAGGCACCGGCATAGCTCTTCAGAAGATGAGCATGAGCATCGGAGTTCCAAGTCAAGGAATAGGCACAGGGATGATGATCGCTACTCAGATGATGAAGAGCATAACAGGTCACGTAGGCACCAGAGGGAACATCGCTCTGGTTCTAAATGGAAACACGAGGAAGAGCAAGATCAGAGTGAACAGACTCAAGGTCGCTTAGAAGTATCCCCGAGCACATCAGGTGCTAAGCTTGAATCAGACAAGCGACCTGGTGACACTGCTCAATCTTCTCAGGGAGTAACTGAAGTGCCGAGTGAGCTGAGGGCCAAAATCAGAGCGATGTTGCTAGAGACACTTTAA
- the LOC117857547 gene encoding uncharacterized protein isoform X1, which yields MDLEIVGRHALLFDDDATAEVVNSGGSLVPWAAIGAADLLLDRHDVRHLLDCVPPRPRRAYSAAILYVPSSDGVSEAELDRERYLDLPDADGDGEDEGSGDAAPSGNGTDTRQSDCSSVPFSYGSSAGSDDPNSLGSYYRPSFYVPDSLLNKLPPSEKAHQIIARTALFVSEHGGQSEIVLRVKQGNNPTFGFLMPDHNLHSYFRYLVDHPQLLKDGADSFDTNKGNKIVEGEHASSGGALSLLGTAYDSGDEDEGTLLPASKGTDPGNSMTPDALGHVKPASTIPDNKELGKNQNAFSEAAASVKSKPILAKKNPALTGNITVAAQQEEVKDAITASTTAKSQITNSGLSETKEMILEPPSFMKRTMEKIVEFILTNGKEFEAKLIEQDKTTGRFPFLLSSNPYHSYYLRFLQESQESKSHGRSPDRNDRRGSSDRRDRRSSSERDDRRSSRQHNDRSSRELNDRRSSRERDNRRSSRDRDDRSSRDRDDRSSRDRDDRRSSMEHKGSSYGKEGTRSNARPTTGMVSSASDGSSAGPSEKQLYDQQGKKGIFHPVRGVKKEPPRRVTADEAAAIVMVATRGLGAANDSLNTIKGKKEDIHIRGSNDHSSSFGSFSSLQDRDALSKHISNSEADTSLTSSGQLKKEGFGIIDDDWIANTIAKAAAVAASKEADSSEASMTKEQKLKAERLRRAKMFAAIVKGGGNKMNDLAAVSDQTDEPSEATPADINASGLDAPPEAKEREGSSAPFEFDVSNVTKEKDTDDEQNRVRKYRKKHHKESDEEKDESEESYKHSRKRHRSEHSRGHSKDAHKHKHKRHSKDRESGHRRHRHSSSEDEHEHRSSKSRNRHRDDDRYSDDEEHNRSRRHQREHRSGSKWKHEEEQDQSEQTQGRLEVSPSTSGAKLESDKRPGDTAQSSQGVTEVPSELRAKIRAMLLETL from the exons ATGGATCTGGAGATAGTGGGTCGGCACGCCCTACTGTTCGACGACGACGCGACGGCGGAGGTCGTCAACTCCGGCGGCTCCCTCGTCCCTTGGGCGGCCATCGGCGCGGCGGACCTCCTTCTCGACCGCCACGATGTCCGCCACCTCCTAGATTGTGTGCCCCCTCGACCGCGCCGTGCCTACTCCGCGGCCATCCTATACGTCCCCTCCTCCGACGGCGTCTCGGAGGCGGAGCTCGATCGCGAGCGCTACCTCGACCTCCCCGAcgccgatggcgacggcgaAGACGAGGGTTCCGGAGATGCGGCCCCCTCAG GAAATGGGACAGATACCAGACAGAGTGATTGTAGTTCTGTTCCTTTCTCATATGGGAGTTCTGCTGGTTCAGACGATCCAAATTCATTGGGATCGTATTATCGCCCATCATTTTATGTGCCAGACAGCTTGTTGAATAAGCTG CCTCCTTCTGAGAAGGCACATCAGATAATTGCAAGAACGGCTTTATTTGTCAGTGAACATGGGGGGCAGTCAGAGATTGTGTTAAGGGTGAAGCAGGGAAATAATCCTACATTTGGATTCTTAATGCCTGATCATAATCTCCACAGCTACTTCCGGTACCTTGTTGATCATCCTCAACTGCTGAAAGATGGTGCTGATTCTTTTGACACAAATAAAGGCAATAAAATTGTTGAGGGTGAGCACGCTTCATCTGGCGGGGCCTTATCATTGCTTGGGACTGCATATGACTCAGGAGATGAGGATGAAGGCACACTTCTGCCTGCTTCGAAAGGCACGGATCCTGGAAATAGCATGACACCTGATGCTCTGGGACATGTAAAACCTGCATCCACTATACCTGATAACAAAGAACTTGGGAAAAATCAGAATGCATTCTCAGAAGCAGCAGCTTCAGTTAAGAGCAAACCAATATTGGCAAAGAAGAATCCAGCGCTTACTGGGAACATCACTGTTGCTGCTCAGCAGGAAGAGGTTAAAGATGCAATTACAGCATCAACTACTGCCAAGTCACAAATCACCAATTCAGGCTTGTCTGAAACAAAAGAAATGATCCTTGAACCACCATCTTTCATGAAGCGCACGATGGAGAAAATAGTTGAATTTATTCTGACAAATGGGAAGGAGTTCGAGGCAAAACTCATTGAGCAAGACAAAACTACTGGGAGGTTCCCGTTTCTCCTGTCATCTAATCCATACCACTCTTATTATCTCAGATTCCTCCAGGAATCACAAGAG TCCAAGTCACATGGTAGAAGTCCTGATCGCAATGACAGAAGAGGTTCTTCTGACCGAAGGGACAGAAGAAGTTCTTCCGAACGCGACGACAGAAGAAGCTCTCGTCAGCACAACGACAGAAGCTCCCGTGAGCTCAATGACAGAAGAAGCTCTCGTGAGCGTGACAACAGAAGAAGCTCTCGTGATCGTGACGACAGAAGCTCTCGTGATCGTGACGACAGAAGCTCTCGTGATCGTGACGACAGAAGAAGCTCGATGGAGCACAAAGGCAGCAGTTATGGCAAGGAAGGAACCAGAAGCAATGCACGACCAACTACTGGCATGGTCTCCAGTGCTTCTGACGGAAGCTCAGCTGGGCCATCAGAGAAGCAGTTGTATGATCAACAAGGGAAGAAGGGTATATTCCATCCTGTTCGTGGGGTCAAAAAGGAACCTCCTCGGAGGGTCACTGCAGATGAAGCTGCTGCTATTGTAATGGTGGCTACTCGTGGGCTTGGTGCTGCCAATGACTCACTTAACACCAtaaaaggaaagaaggaagaTATTCACATCCGTGGTAGTAATGATCATTCTTCCAGCTTTGGAAGTTTCTCATCTTTACAGGACCGAGATGCACTGTCGAAACACATTTCAAATAGTGAGGCAGATACTTCACTTACAAGTAGTGGACAGCTTAAAAAGGAAGGTTTTGGAATTATTGATGATGATTGGATTGCAAACACTATTGCGAAAGCTGCTGCTGTTGCAGCTTCCAAAGAGGCAGATTCTTCTGAAGCTTCCATGACCAAGGAGCAGAAGCTGAAAGCTGAGAGGCTACGGCGTGCAAAGATGTTTGCTGCAATCGTAAAGGGTGGAGGAAACAAGATGAATGATTTGGCTGCAGTATCTGATCAAACGGATGAACCTTCCGAGGCCACACCTGCTGATATAAATGCCTCTGGACTTGATGCACCACCTGAGGCTAAGGAACGTGAAGGTAGCTCTGCTCCGTTTGAATTTGATGTTTCAAACGTGACAAAGGAGAAAGACACTGATGATGAACAGAACAGAGTGCGGAAGTATAGAAAGAAACATCACAAAGAGTCCGACGAGGAGAAAGATGAATCAGAAGAAAGCTATAAGCACTCGAGGAAGAGGCACCGTTCGGAGCATTCAAGAGGGCATAGTAAGGATGCCCACAAACATAAGCACAAGAGGCACTCCAAGGACCGAGAATCCGGACATCGTAGGCACCGGCATAGCTCTTCAGAAGATGAGCATGAGCATCGGAGTTCCAAGTCAAGGAATAGGCACAGGGATGATGATCGCTACTCAGATGATGAAGAGCATAACAGGTCACGTAGGCACCAGAGGGAACATCGCTCTGGTTCTAAATGGAAACACGAGGAAGAGCAAGATCAGAGTGAACAGACTCAAGGTCGCTTAGAAGTATCCCCGAGCACATCAGGTGCTAAGCTTGAATCAGACAAGCGACCTGGTGACACTGCTCAATCTTCTCAGGGAGTAACTGAAGTGCCGAGTGAGCTGAGGGCCAAAATCAGAGCGATGTTGCTAGAGACACTTTAA
- the LOC117859030 gene encoding uncharacterized protein, giving the protein MENGDETLAFPTPAAAAEKTAPNGGVAEEEQAPVTHPAKSYAAVAAENPAPNGGVAKEEEGAAGTHATAKSYAAVAAHAEIEDLRAAKLDLEGKLAEAQRENEALAKEAHRMEGIFTQSREEVTSAEFAADSAEKEAASLRAEVERLQAALKIEKGEHELDKRRHEELAKEVEAVRQEKLKLEEEIKALKASAATTTTKEREAAPSAEAPKEVEGVWQAMAVAAAIGAAGTAAVVLIGLRLIKR; this is encoded by the coding sequence ATGGAGAACGGCGACGAAACCCTCGCCttccccacccccgccgccgccgccgagaagaCCGCGCCCAacggcggcgtggcggaggaggagcaggcccCCGTGACCCACCCCGCCAAGtcctacgccgccgtcgccgccgagaaTCCCGCGCCCAACGGCGGCGTcgcgaaggaggaggagggggccgccggcacccacgccaccgccaagtcctacgccgccgtcgccgcccacgccgAGATCGAGGACCTCCGCGCCGCCAAGCTCGACCTCGAGGGGAAGCTCGCCGAGGCCCAGCGGGAGAACGAGGCACTCGCCAAGGAGGCGCACCGCATGGAGGGGATCTTCACGCAGTCCCGGGAGGAGGTCACCAGCGCCGAGTTCGCCGCCGACTCCGCCGAGAAGGAGGCCGCCTCGCTCCGCGCCGAGGTCGAGCGCCTCCAGGCCGCCCTCAAGATCGAGAAGGGTGAGCACGAGCTGGACAAGCGCAGGCACgaggagctcgccaaggaggtGGAGGCCGTTCGCCAGGAGAAGCTCAAGCTCGAGGAGGAGATCAAGGCCCTGAAGgcttccgccgccaccaccactacGAAGGAGAGGGAGGCTGCTCCGTCGGCTGAGGCCCCGAAGGAAGTGGAGGGCGTGTGGCAGGCTATGGCGGTGGCCGCGGCTATTGGCGCTGCCGGCACGGCTGCCGTCGTGCTGATCGGTCTCCGCCTCATCAAGAGGTAA
- the LOC117857547 gene encoding uncharacterized protein isoform X3 codes for MYLDVRNRQPPSEKAHQIIARTALFVSEHGGQSEIVLRVKQGNNPTFGFLMPDHNLHSYFRYLVDHPQLLKDGADSFDTNKGNKIVEGEHASSGGALSLLGTAYDSGDEDEGTLLPASKGTDPGNSMTPDALGHVKPASTIPDNKELGKNQNAFSEAAASVKSKPILAKKNPALTGNITVAAQQEEVKDAITASTTAKSQITNSGLSETKEMILEPPSFMKRTMEKIVEFILTNGKEFEAKLIEQDKTTGRFPFLLSSNPYHSYYLRFLQESQESKSHGRSPDRNDRRGSSDRRDRRSSSERDDRRSSRQHNDRSSRELNDRRSSRERDNRRSSRDRDDRSSRDRDDRSSRDRDDRRSSMEHKGSSYGKEGTRSNARPTTGMVSSASDGSSAGPSEKQLYDQQGKKGIFHPVRGVKKEPPRRVTADEAAAIVMVATRGLGAANDSLNTIKGKKEDIHIRGSNDHSSSFGSFSSLQDRDALSKHISNSEADTSLTSSGQLKKEGFGIIDDDWIANTIAKAAAVAASKEADSSEASMTKEQKLKAERLRRAKMFAAIVKGGGNKMNDLAAVSDQTDEPSEATPADINASGLDAPPEAKEREGSSAPFEFDVSNVTKEKDTDDEQNRVRKYRKKHHKESDEEKDESEESYKHSRKRHRSEHSRGHSKDAHKHKHKRHSKDRESGHRRHRHSSSEDEHEHRSSKSRNRHRDDDRYSDDEEHNRSRRHQREHRSGSKWKHEEEQDQSEQTQGRLEVSPSTSGAKLESDKRPGDTAQSSQGVTEVPSELRAKIRAMLLETL; via the exons ATGTATCTTGACGTAAGGAATAGGCAG CCTCCTTCTGAGAAGGCACATCAGATAATTGCAAGAACGGCTTTATTTGTCAGTGAACATGGGGGGCAGTCAGAGATTGTGTTAAGGGTGAAGCAGGGAAATAATCCTACATTTGGATTCTTAATGCCTGATCATAATCTCCACAGCTACTTCCGGTACCTTGTTGATCATCCTCAACTGCTGAAAGATGGTGCTGATTCTTTTGACACAAATAAAGGCAATAAAATTGTTGAGGGTGAGCACGCTTCATCTGGCGGGGCCTTATCATTGCTTGGGACTGCATATGACTCAGGAGATGAGGATGAAGGCACACTTCTGCCTGCTTCGAAAGGCACGGATCCTGGAAATAGCATGACACCTGATGCTCTGGGACATGTAAAACCTGCATCCACTATACCTGATAACAAAGAACTTGGGAAAAATCAGAATGCATTCTCAGAAGCAGCAGCTTCAGTTAAGAGCAAACCAATATTGGCAAAGAAGAATCCAGCGCTTACTGGGAACATCACTGTTGCTGCTCAGCAGGAAGAGGTTAAAGATGCAATTACAGCATCAACTACTGCCAAGTCACAAATCACCAATTCAGGCTTGTCTGAAACAAAAGAAATGATCCTTGAACCACCATCTTTCATGAAGCGCACGATGGAGAAAATAGTTGAATTTATTCTGACAAATGGGAAGGAGTTCGAGGCAAAACTCATTGAGCAAGACAAAACTACTGGGAGGTTCCCGTTTCTCCTGTCATCTAATCCATACCACTCTTATTATCTCAGATTCCTCCAGGAATCACAAGAG TCCAAGTCACATGGTAGAAGTCCTGATCGCAATGACAGAAGAGGTTCTTCTGACCGAAGGGACAGAAGAAGTTCTTCCGAACGCGACGACAGAAGAAGCTCTCGTCAGCACAACGACAGAAGCTCCCGTGAGCTCAATGACAGAAGAAGCTCTCGTGAGCGTGACAACAGAAGAAGCTCTCGTGATCGTGACGACAGAAGCTCTCGTGATCGTGACGACAGAAGCTCTCGTGATCGTGACGACAGAAGAAGCTCGATGGAGCACAAAGGCAGCAGTTATGGCAAGGAAGGAACCAGAAGCAATGCACGACCAACTACTGGCATGGTCTCCAGTGCTTCTGACGGAAGCTCAGCTGGGCCATCAGAGAAGCAGTTGTATGATCAACAAGGGAAGAAGGGTATATTCCATCCTGTTCGTGGGGTCAAAAAGGAACCTCCTCGGAGGGTCACTGCAGATGAAGCTGCTGCTATTGTAATGGTGGCTACTCGTGGGCTTGGTGCTGCCAATGACTCACTTAACACCAtaaaaggaaagaaggaagaTATTCACATCCGTGGTAGTAATGATCATTCTTCCAGCTTTGGAAGTTTCTCATCTTTACAGGACCGAGATGCACTGTCGAAACACATTTCAAATAGTGAGGCAGATACTTCACTTACAAGTAGTGGACAGCTTAAAAAGGAAGGTTTTGGAATTATTGATGATGATTGGATTGCAAACACTATTGCGAAAGCTGCTGCTGTTGCAGCTTCCAAAGAGGCAGATTCTTCTGAAGCTTCCATGACCAAGGAGCAGAAGCTGAAAGCTGAGAGGCTACGGCGTGCAAAGATGTTTGCTGCAATCGTAAAGGGTGGAGGAAACAAGATGAATGATTTGGCTGCAGTATCTGATCAAACGGATGAACCTTCCGAGGCCACACCTGCTGATATAAATGCCTCTGGACTTGATGCACCACCTGAGGCTAAGGAACGTGAAGGTAGCTCTGCTCCGTTTGAATTTGATGTTTCAAACGTGACAAAGGAGAAAGACACTGATGATGAACAGAACAGAGTGCGGAAGTATAGAAAGAAACATCACAAAGAGTCCGACGAGGAGAAAGATGAATCAGAAGAAAGCTATAAGCACTCGAGGAAGAGGCACCGTTCGGAGCATTCAAGAGGGCATAGTAAGGATGCCCACAAACATAAGCACAAGAGGCACTCCAAGGACCGAGAATCCGGACATCGTAGGCACCGGCATAGCTCTTCAGAAGATGAGCATGAGCATCGGAGTTCCAAGTCAAGGAATAGGCACAGGGATGATGATCGCTACTCAGATGATGAAGAGCATAACAGGTCACGTAGGCACCAGAGGGAACATCGCTCTGGTTCTAAATGGAAACACGAGGAAGAGCAAGATCAGAGTGAACAGACTCAAGGTCGCTTAGAAGTATCCCCGAGCACATCAGGTGCTAAGCTTGAATCAGACAAGCGACCTGGTGACACTGCTCAATCTTCTCAGGGAGTAACTGAAGTGCCGAGTGAGCTGAGGGCCAAAATCAGAGCGATGTTGCTAGAGACACTTTAA